The following DNA comes from Chloroflexia bacterium SDU3-3.
TCCGCTGGCCATGCTCGATGTGGTGATGCCGTTTGGCGAAGAGGTCGCGCTCACCAGCGCCGATCCGCAGCGGGCCGTGCAGGCGTTCCGCAAGGTGCTGGCCCTAGATGTTGCGATTTTCAACCAGGCCTACGAGGATAACCAGCTTGAGCATCTGTCGGGGCTTGTTGGCGGCGAGCGCCTTGCCCGCCTGCTGCTCTCCGGTGGGGGCTAGGCCGTTGGCCCCAAGGCACTGGCGCGCTTGGCTATCGATGGGCGTCACCCATCGATAGCCACCACGAGTGGCCAGATAGCGCTTTGTTGCTGATTCTTGCTCTTGGGCGCGAATTGCACTACCCTGTGTATGGGCGCGGTAATCGTCATATAAAAGTAATGAATTAGATCATCTCCCCCGCCTCCATATGTGACAATATAGAGATATCGTAATTCGATGAGGTCTGTAACCGCGCAAGGCTGGGGAGCTGGGGGCGCAGCTCCCAAGAAAAATGCCCTCCCACTTTTATTGATTGAGATAGTCTTGCTATAAACCAGGGTTGTTGGGAGAGGAGAACCCTATGGCGCTCGAAGGTAGTCTTTTTGATATGTCGCTCTCAGATCTGTTCCAGATCTTTCGTAGCGGCCCAAAATCTGGTGTGCTTATTCTGTCGCGCGCCCCTGAGCGTGGTGTTGTCTATGTCTTCCAGGGGAAACTGATAGATGCGGTGCTTGTGAGCGGTGCCGAGAATCATGTGGACTCATCGGGCGAGGATGCGGTGCTCCAGATGCTCCACTGGGACGACGCCTCATTCGTTTTCCGCCACGATCTGAGCGTTGCCGAACGCCCCGTGCGCATCCTCCACGACTCCGAGTGGCTGGTGATGGAGGCGATGCGCCGGGGCGAGACGCCCGCGCTGCTGCCCGCCTACGAGAAGATCACGCTCGACTCGCGCCTAGAGCTAGCCTCCATGCCTACCAACGCCGAGAGCGGGGTCAACCTCGACCTCAACCAGTGGCGCGTGCTCAGCCAGATAGCTATCTGCGATACCCTCAGCGAGATCTGCGCCCGCACTGGCCTCACCCCCGATGAGGGCATCCGCCTTGTGGGCCAGCTTGTTGCGATCGGCCTGGTCGAGATAGCACCGCCCAAGGTGGCCATTCCGGTTCCAAAACCAA
Coding sequences within:
- a CDS encoding DUF4388 domain-containing protein; the encoded protein is MALEGSLFDMSLSDLFQIFRSGPKSGVLILSRAPERGVVYVFQGKLIDAVLVSGAENHVDSSGEDAVLQMLHWDDASFVFRHDLSVAERPVRILHDSEWLVMEAMRRGETPALLPAYEKITLDSRLELASMPTNAESGVNLDLNQWRVLSQIAICDTLSEICARTGLTPDEGIRLVGQLVAIGLVEIAPPKVAIPVPKPTVSRQRLSDLVAPQAQSLAPAYAGAASGSSGRGLLGAIMRRVRGL